A region from the Clostridium beijerinckii genome encodes:
- a CDS encoding hydroxyacid dehydrogenase has protein sequence MNNIIFLNSSKINFDNKLDFSWLDKLGKVTKYEHSNNEEILERVKDQEIVITKEMTIGRDLIEKFPPCVKLICEAGTGYNNIDIEAAKEKNISVCNVPGYSSEAVAQLVITFILNLTSSLSEQQRMIENKNYDNFTKYLQVPHFEIQNKTIGVIGAGAIGQQVMKVAKALGMKIIVYSRTPKDLGDSNIKFVSLEELLKESDFVTLHCPLTPNTKHLINKSKLEIMKPQGCIINTARGALINEMDLIEALKNKKIAGAALDVQEQEPPELNNPLFNMKNVILTPHIGWRCLESRQRLINLLAENVEAFINESPINIVQ, from the coding sequence ATGAATAATATTATATTTCTTAATTCAAGCAAAATAAATTTTGATAACAAACTAGATTTTTCATGGCTGGATAAGTTGGGCAAGGTTACTAAATACGAACATAGCAATAATGAGGAAATTCTAGAAAGAGTTAAAGACCAAGAAATAGTAATTACAAAAGAAATGACAATTGGTAGAGATTTAATTGAAAAATTTCCCCCTTGTGTTAAATTAATCTGTGAAGCTGGTACAGGTTATAATAACATTGATATTGAAGCGGCAAAAGAAAAAAATATATCTGTATGTAATGTACCCGGTTATAGTAGTGAGGCAGTAGCTCAGTTAGTTATTACATTTATATTGAATTTAACTTCATCATTATCAGAACAGCAAAGGATGATTGAAAATAAAAATTATGATAACTTTACTAAGTATCTTCAAGTACCTCATTTTGAAATACAAAATAAAACTATTGGAGTTATTGGCGCTGGAGCTATTGGTCAGCAGGTAATGAAAGTAGCTAAAGCACTAGGGATGAAAATAATTGTATATAGTAGAACACCAAAGGATTTAGGAGATTCAAATATTAAATTTGTCAGTCTTGAAGAACTTCTTAAGGAGTCTGATTTTGTTACTTTGCATTGTCCTTTGACTCCTAATACAAAGCATCTTATTAATAAATCTAAATTAGAAATTATGAAGCCACAAGGTTGTATTATAAATACTGCAAGGGGTGCACTTATAAATGAAATGGATTTAATTGAAGCCCTTAAAAACAAAAAAATTGCAGGAGCAGCACTTGATGTTCAAGAACAAGAACCTCCAGAATTAAATAACCCACTTTTTAATATGAAGAATGTTATTCTTACTCCACATATCGGCTGGAGATGCCTTGAATCAAGACAACGACTTATAAATCTCTTGGCAGAAAACGTTGAAGCATTTATTAATGAAAGCCCTATTAATATTGTCCAATAA
- a CDS encoding cell wall hydrolase has protein sequence MKKFKCMVFWLLLVCIFIAPASYCNAETAATSEADNNKVYELKQTAFKYYQVKHKGALGIPISCSCAESDAGDIRKYTVEPKYSESINGNKVEITISQVNVTGSADNFSSILNDNKYIKDIKLENLDNNKVKVDIETSGKIDIKVSPVKRRYSSIGDDKYEFTTFIDVIFEEKVKDKSKIVIIDPGHGGSELGTIANFTYEEQLNFDISKRIKENLEKAGYRVYITRVDNSNLGLLERTDPANLLNADLFFSVHNNSLPLDVSMQCVYIFRGTTVLYNSTAPKPGREFATILMREVSSTVKTNTYPLQDRPNLAVLSSAWCPAVLMETTVQTDDGDTKMMMHRINSQKVSDASLRAVNKYFNVPYKNE, from the coding sequence ATGAAAAAATTTAAATGTATGGTCTTTTGGCTGTTACTAGTCTGTATTTTCATAGCACCTGCTTCTTATTGTAATGCAGAAACTGCTGCTACAAGTGAAGCTGATAATAATAAGGTTTATGAGCTGAAGCAAACTGCTTTTAAATATTATCAAGTTAAGCATAAAGGAGCTCTAGGAATTCCAATTTCATGTTCATGTGCAGAGTCTGATGCGGGGGATATTAGAAAGTATACAGTAGAGCCTAAATACTCTGAATCAATTAATGGTAATAAGGTTGAAATAACTATTTCACAAGTTAATGTTACTGGTTCAGCTGATAACTTTAGTTCAATTTTAAATGACAATAAGTATATAAAGGACATAAAGTTAGAGAATCTTGATAATAATAAAGTAAAAGTTGATATTGAGACTTCAGGAAAAATAGATATTAAAGTAAGTCCAGTAAAAAGAAGATATTCATCCATAGGAGATGATAAATATGAATTTACAACTTTTATAGATGTTATTTTTGAAGAAAAAGTTAAAGATAAGTCTAAAATAGTAATTATTGATCCTGGTCATGGGGGCTCAGAGCTTGGAACAATAGCTAATTTTACTTATGAAGAGCAGTTGAATTTTGATATATCTAAAAGAATAAAAGAAAATCTTGAAAAAGCAGGATATCGTGTATATATAACCAGGGTTGATAATAGTAATCTAGGATTATTGGAGAGAACAGATCCGGCAAATCTTTTAAATGCAGATTTATTTTTCAGTGTTCATAATAATTCACTTCCACTAGATGTTAGCATGCAATGTGTCTATATATTTAGAGGAACTACGGTATTATATAATTCAACTGCACCAAAACCAGGAAGAGAATTTGCTACGATACTTATGAGGGAAGTATCTAGTACTGTAAAAACTAATACATATCCACTTCAGGATAGACCAAATCTTGCAGTTTTATCATCAGCATGGTGCCCAGCAGTGCTAATGGAAACTACTGTTCAGACTGATGATGGTGACACAAAGATGATGATGCATAGAATTAACAGTCAGAAGGTTTCCGATGCATCCCTTAGAGCTGTAAATAAATATTTTAATGTGCCTTATAAAAATGAATGA
- a CDS encoding amino acid ABC transporter substrate-binding protein: MKKILKKLFIFIVTVNFLGIILECTIVRGDSETIITNASIAKDRLQTIKEKGVITVASPLSDIAYFYIDNNTNKIAGIEADIITEIAKRLGIDKIESKNVQFSNLLEKLNIDDSIDISAGGIFITPEREKVVGFTEPLYKASDSIVVPMFSNINFKDDLKNGVVGVEKGTVYMDLAEQWKKDNLIKDVVIFENTPELLNAINSNMIHAGLVDSIIIKYSLINEKNLNLRTLKGYTPEITGSVGIAVRKNDSTLLNALNEKISEMKADGTLYAILRENGLDKDNMA, encoded by the coding sequence ATGAAAAAGATACTAAAGAAATTATTTATATTTATTGTTACAGTAAATTTTCTTGGAATAATACTTGAATGTACTATTGTAAGAGGGGATAGTGAAACTATAATAACTAATGCCTCTATTGCAAAAGATAGATTGCAGACAATAAAAGAAAAAGGAGTAATAACTGTTGCTTCTCCATTAAGCGATATCGCATATTTCTATATTGATAATAATACAAATAAGATTGCTGGTATTGAAGCTGATATAATAACTGAAATTGCAAAACGGCTTGGAATTGATAAAATAGAAAGTAAGAATGTACAATTTTCAAATCTATTAGAAAAATTAAATATTGATGATAGTATAGACATTTCAGCAGGAGGAATATTTATAACTCCAGAACGTGAAAAGGTAGTAGGTTTTACTGAGCCTTTGTATAAAGCTTCAGATTCTATTGTGGTCCCAATGTTTTCAAACATTAATTTTAAGGATGATTTAAAAAATGGAGTGGTTGGAGTTGAAAAAGGCACAGTATATATGGATTTGGCAGAACAATGGAAGAAGGATAATTTAATAAAAGATGTAGTAATTTTCGAAAATACACCTGAATTACTGAATGCTATAAATAGCAATATGATTCATGCAGGCCTAGTTGATTCTATTATCATAAAATATTCTTTAATAAATGAAAAGAATCTCAATTTAAGAACACTAAAAGGCTATACTCCAGAAATAACTGGAAGTGTAGGAATAGCAGTGAGAAAAAATGATTCAACATTATTAAATGCATTAAATGAGAAAATTAGCGAGATGAAGGCAGATGGTACATTGTATGCTATTCTTAGAGAGAATGGATTAGATAAAGATAATATGGCTTAA
- a CDS encoding RNA helicase, which yields MIKADFNDYKLSSELLKAISMLNFNELTKVQEQVIPIALEEKDIVVKSKTGSGKTAAYAIPICQLMDWEENKPQALVLTPTRELAIQVKEDIFNIGRFKRLKVAAIYGKSPFYDQEKELKQKTHIVVGTPGRIIDHIEKGTFDLSKIKYLIIDEADEMLNMGFVEQIETIITNLSKERVTMLLSATMPKDIETLCNKYMKDPIHIEIEEQNKAADNICQERYNVNELDKIELLRDITILENPDSCMIFCNTKQKVDEVYTKLSKLQYNCRKIHGGMEQSDRLRVMNNFKLGYFRYLIATDVAARGIDIDNITHVINYDIPEEKESYVHRIGRTGRAGKMGRSITFVTQNESKFLNDIHEYIGKEILLKERPSTETVNNLKEEFALKMNTKPEIKEAKGSELSKEIMKLHINAGKKTKMRAVDIVGTLCNIEGMTKDDIGIINIVDISTFVEILNNKGELVFRQLQKTPIKGRLRTVSKVDI from the coding sequence ATGATAAAAGCAGATTTTAATGATTATAAGTTAAGTAGTGAATTATTAAAAGCAATTAGTATGTTAAATTTCAATGAGTTAACAAAAGTCCAAGAACAGGTTATACCGATTGCGTTAGAAGAAAAGGATATAGTAGTAAAGTCTAAAACTGGAAGTGGGAAGACTGCAGCATATGCTATTCCTATTTGCCAATTAATGGATTGGGAAGAAAATAAACCTCAAGCATTAGTGCTTACACCAACAAGAGAACTTGCTATCCAAGTCAAAGAAGATATTTTTAATATAGGTAGATTTAAAAGACTTAAAGTAGCTGCAATTTATGGAAAGTCTCCTTTCTATGATCAAGAAAAGGAACTTAAACAAAAAACACATATAGTAGTTGGTACACCTGGTCGTATTATAGATCATATAGAAAAAGGTACATTTGATTTATCAAAGATAAAGTATCTTATAATAGATGAAGCTGATGAAATGCTTAATATGGGATTTGTAGAGCAGATAGAAACAATAATAACAAACTTATCAAAAGAACGTGTTACCATGTTATTGTCAGCCACAATGCCAAAAGACATAGAGACTTTATGCAACAAATATATGAAAGATCCTATACATATTGAAATAGAGGAGCAAAATAAAGCTGCAGATAATATATGCCAAGAAAGATATAACGTAAATGAATTGGATAAAATAGAACTTTTAAGAGATATAACTATATTAGAAAATCCAGATAGCTGTATGATATTCTGCAATACAAAACAAAAGGTAGATGAAGTTTATACTAAGCTTTCAAAACTCCAGTATAATTGTAGAAAAATACATGGTGGAATGGAACAAAGTGATAGATTAAGAGTAATGAATAATTTTAAGCTGGGTTATTTTAGATATCTAATAGCTACAGATGTTGCAGCTAGAGGGATAGATATTGATAATATCACCCATGTAATTAATTATGATATACCAGAAGAAAAGGAAAGCTATGTTCATAGAATAGGAAGAACTGGACGCGCAGGCAAGATGGGTAGATCAATTACTTTTGTAACACAAAATGAAAGTAAGTTTTTGAATGATATACATGAATATATCGGTAAAGAGATTCTTTTGAAGGAAAGACCTTCAACCGAAACTGTAAATAATCTTAAAGAAGAATTTGCTTTGAAAATGAACACAAAGCCTGAAATTAAAGAAGCAAAAGGCTCTGAACTAAGTAAAGAGATTATGAAATTACATATTAATGCAGGTAAGAAAACAAAGATGAGGGCAGTAGATATTGTAGGCACACTTTGCAATATTGAAGGCATGACAAAGGACGATATAGGAATTATCAATATAGTTGATATATCTACCTTTGTAGAAATATTAAACAATAAAGGTGAGTTGGTATTTAGGCAGTTACAAAAAACACCTATCAAAGGCAGACTTCGTACTGTAAGTAAAGTTGATATATAA
- a CDS encoding DUF5050 domain-containing protein, with translation MRTIKAINRFFSVAILVALFLIVFNMSAKADDTSSTDFAHSDFGTISGLSVEKQNPYIEYAGVDHYPVISGDTVKINMTSKYDGGYSDYGNYDPVQYRVFIARDNHKGYTELTNGYSNAIPAYNDFIIEYNKQLTEGNYKVMIFVKKSSSKGIEKNSYGVYDKIYNFNFNCYNSSNAPKNDNSKFSNSPGNIVNDGMAVEDDDYIYYINRVGDIYGAAPDHLYKIKKNDPPRKDFCDLSYNTQVIPNRVWNLNLVDDWIYYSNWKDPFHHSINKVKKDGTEDTCIANEATGNMFVEGNWIYYVKRTNSHSIDLNNIYKISIDGTCRIKLNSSGTEDMTVSNEWIYYTNISDGYKIYRMKLDGSENIKICDDETLFMTVWEDTVFYSNKSDNNKLYKINGDGTGKRKLSNNKATFINASKDYVYYVNYSENENLYKIPASGGRSKKITNEYGTNITIINDKIFFNGMFYKK, from the coding sequence ATGAGAACAATAAAGGCAATTAATAGATTTTTTTCAGTTGCTATCCTTGTAGCATTATTTCTTATAGTATTTAACATGAGTGCAAAAGCTGATGATACATCGAGTACAGATTTTGCGCATTCAGATTTCGGCACTATTTCAGGCTTATCAGTTGAAAAGCAGAATCCATACATTGAATATGCAGGAGTTGATCATTATCCAGTTATAAGTGGTGACACAGTTAAAATTAATATGACTTCCAAGTATGACGGGGGTTATTCGGACTATGGTAACTATGATCCAGTGCAGTATAGAGTGTTTATAGCTAGGGATAATCATAAAGGATATACAGAATTAACTAATGGATATTCAAATGCCATACCCGCATACAATGATTTTATTATAGAATATAATAAACAACTAACTGAAGGTAATTATAAAGTTATGATTTTTGTAAAGAAATCTTCATCCAAAGGAATAGAGAAAAACTCATATGGTGTTTATGACAAAATATATAATTTTAATTTTAACTGTTATAACAGTTCTAATGCTCCTAAAAATGATAATTCAAAGTTTTCTAATTCACCAGGTAATATTGTAAATGATGGGATGGCTGTAGAAGATGACGATTATATATATTATATAAACAGAGTTGGAGATATTTATGGAGCAGCTCCTGATCATTTATATAAAATAAAGAAAAATGATCCGCCTAGGAAGGATTTTTGTGACTTAAGCTATAATACACAAGTAATTCCAAACAGAGTATGGAATCTTAATCTTGTAGATGACTGGATTTATTATAGCAATTGGAAGGATCCTTTTCATCATAGTATAAATAAAGTTAAAAAAGATGGAACAGAAGACACATGTATAGCAAATGAGGCAACAGGTAATATGTTTGTAGAGGGAAATTGGATATATTATGTTAAAAGAACTAACTCCCATTCAATTGATTTAAATAATATATACAAGATATCCATAGATGGTACTTGTAGAATAAAGCTTAATTCTAGTGGCACAGAAGATATGACTGTAAGTAATGAGTGGATTTATTATACCAATATATCTGATGGATATAAAATCTACAGAATGAAATTAGATGGCAGTGAAAATATAAAAATTTGTGATGATGAAACTTTATTTATGACTGTATGGGAAGATACTGTATTCTATAGTAATAAGTCAGATAATAATAAGTTATATAAAATAAATGGAGATGGGACTGGGAAAAGAAAATTATCTAATAACAAAGCTACATTTATAAATGCAAGCAAAGATTATGTGTATTATGTAAATTATTCAGAAAATGAAAATCTTTATAAAATTCCAGCTAGTGGCGGAAGATCTAAAAAAATCACCAATGAGTATGGAACTAATATAACAATTATAAATGATAAAATATTTTTTAATGGCATGTTTTACAAGAAATAG
- a CDS encoding acyl-CoA desaturase — MKELHNIGWYANKISPKLPKNAFKPVPSRLFGGLAYTFIIIVGILTINLFEFNNLINFLISLVLGFSFASIGLLGHEILHGTVVKTHWLKNFLGGIAFLPLSIGPTLWIRWHNMSHHANTQHETNDPDAWMSFKQFNNRTFIKYIYKLPLWFRSLFSFMALTITFTFHGTRMFFIYIKEFKRQKSIKIWMQFMLPWIIWIGLFFLVETEKWIFSYLLPFLIGNFIVMCYISTNHRLNPLVPINDPLVNSLSVTVPKWLDVLNFNFSYHAEHHLFPGLNPKYYPIVKEEILKLWPDRYHQMPLGSALKLLWKTPRIYYNDEELIDPKNKRIYTSLENGLMPDNISYHIFIDKIKDNN; from the coding sequence ATGAAAGAACTTCATAATATAGGGTGGTATGCTAATAAAATATCCCCAAAACTACCCAAAAATGCATTTAAACCAGTACCTTCAAGATTGTTTGGAGGACTTGCATATACATTCATTATAATTGTTGGAATACTTACAATTAATCTATTTGAATTTAATAATCTCATAAATTTTTTAATATCTTTAGTTTTAGGTTTTAGTTTCGCATCTATAGGTCTTCTTGGGCATGAGATTTTACATGGTACTGTTGTAAAAACACATTGGCTAAAGAATTTCCTTGGAGGAATAGCTTTCTTACCATTAAGCATAGGCCCTACACTTTGGATTAGGTGGCACAATATGAGCCATCATGCTAATACTCAGCATGAAACAAATGATCCAGATGCTTGGATGAGCTTTAAGCAATTTAACAATAGAACTTTTATAAAATATATTTATAAGCTTCCTTTGTGGTTTCGTTCTCTTTTTAGTTTCATGGCATTAACTATTACTTTTACTTTTCATGGAACTCGTATGTTCTTTATCTATATTAAAGAATTTAAAAGACAAAAGAGTATAAAAATATGGATGCAATTTATGCTTCCCTGGATTATATGGATAGGTTTATTCTTCTTAGTTGAAACTGAAAAATGGATTTTTTCATATTTACTTCCATTCCTTATAGGTAACTTTATTGTAATGTGTTATATATCAACTAACCATAGATTAAACCCTCTTGTGCCTATAAATGATCCTTTAGTTAATAGTCTTTCAGTAACAGTTCCTAAATGGCTTGATGTACTCAATTTTAATTTTTCTTATCATGCAGAGCATCATCTGTTTCCAGGACTAAATCCAAAGTACTATCCAATAGTAAAGGAAGAAATATTAAAACTATGGCCAGACAGATATCATCAAATGCCACTTGGAAGTGCTTTGAAGCTTCTCTGGAAAACGCCTAGAATCTATTATAATGATGAGGAGCTAATAGATCCTAAAAACAAACGTATATATACTTCATTAGAAAACGGATTAATGCCTGATAATATTTCTTATCATATATTTATAGATAAAATTAAAGATAATAACTAA
- a CDS encoding FAD-dependent oxidoreductase, with protein MKVIIIGGGWAGCSAALEAVKLGAEVELYERTDLLLGVGNVGGIMRNNGRFTAAEELINLGAGDFIEIMDSISIHKNIDFPEHKHAWLCDIGRAEPIVRRHLQSSGVKIFFKSRIIDVEMEKNKIKSVILSNKEIITGDVFIETTGSTGAMGNCVKYGNGCVMCTLRCPSFGGRVSISEKAGVNDLMGERANGMKGAMSGSCEFSKESLSKDIVEALEKNGVVVIPMPKEDIHLEKLEQKVCQQYATLEFGENIILLDTGRIKLMTSHYPIDKLRKIKGLEDVAYLDPLAGGNGNSIRYLSAAPRSNSMHVDGIENLFCGGEKSGFFVGHTEAMTTGTLAGYNAVQYLKKRPLLELPRKLVTGDIIAYANDKVKEGKLSERYTFSGAEYFERMKTLGLYTTDKDKIKARVEKLNLTNIFS; from the coding sequence ATGAAAGTAATAATTATAGGTGGAGGATGGGCAGGATGTTCTGCCGCATTGGAAGCAGTAAAACTGGGAGCCGAAGTTGAACTATATGAAAGGACGGATTTATTACTTGGAGTAGGAAATGTTGGTGGCATAATGAGAAATAACGGAAGATTTACTGCAGCAGAAGAATTAATAAATCTTGGTGCTGGCGATTTTATTGAAATTATGGATTCTATATCTATTCACAAGAATATAGATTTTCCAGAACATAAACATGCTTGGTTATGTGATATAGGAAGAGCTGAACCAATTGTTAGAAGACATTTGCAAAGCTCTGGGGTAAAGATCTTTTTTAAGAGCAGAATTATAGATGTAGAAATGGAAAAAAATAAAATAAAATCAGTCATATTATCTAATAAAGAGATTATAACAGGGGACGTATTCATAGAAACTACAGGATCTACAGGGGCAATGGGTAACTGCGTAAAGTATGGCAATGGATGTGTGATGTGTACATTAAGATGTCCTAGCTTTGGTGGGAGAGTAAGTATAAGTGAAAAAGCAGGTGTAAATGACTTGATGGGAGAAAGAGCAAATGGCATGAAAGGTGCAATGAGTGGTTCTTGTGAGTTTTCCAAAGAGTCTTTATCAAAGGATATAGTTGAGGCTTTAGAAAAGAATGGTGTTGTGGTTATTCCAATGCCAAAGGAGGATATACATTTAGAGAAATTAGAGCAAAAGGTATGCCAGCAATATGCAACCTTAGAATTTGGAGAAAATATTATACTATTAGATACTGGACGTATAAAGCTTATGACTTCTCATTATCCAATAGATAAATTAAGAAAAATTAAAGGCTTAGAAGATGTAGCATATTTAGATCCTTTGGCAGGGGGGAATGGAAACTCAATTAGATATTTATCAGCAGCTCCTAGGAGTAATTCAATGCATGTAGATGGAATAGAGAATTTATTTTGTGGTGGTGAAAAATCTGGATTTTTTGTAGGACATACCGAAGCTATGACGACTGGAACTTTAGCCGGATATAATGCAGTACAATATTTAAAAAAGAGACCTTTGTTAGAATTACCAAGAAAGCTTGTTACAGGAGATATAATTGCATATGCAAATGATAAGGTTAAAGAAGGGAAGCTGAGTGAAAGATACACATTTTCGGGTGCAGAATACTTTGAGAGAATGAAGACTTTAGGATTGTATACTACAGATAAAGATAAAATAAAGGCAAGAGTAGAAAAATTAAATCTTACAAATATTTTTTCCTAA
- a CDS encoding phosphohydrolase produces MNNHIQNPNIITYEDVRNNKEIQTYISSADEILGIAGYTKHDVGHVSKVAETAAYILDALGYDGRNLELAKIAGFMHDIGNMINRHDHAQTGALLTFKILKDIGMDPQEIFLVTAAIGNHDESTGQPVNLISSALILADKVDVRRSRVRNDDFSTFDIHDRVNYAVEKSDVYVNRDDKLVQLSLTIDTKICSLMEYFEIFLNRMMLCRKASDFLNTRFELVMNGTKVL; encoded by the coding sequence ATGAATAATCATATTCAAAATCCTAATATCATCACCTATGAAGATGTAAGAAATAATAAAGAAATTCAAACATATATAAGTTCTGCAGATGAGATTTTAGGCATAGCAGGATATACTAAACATGATGTAGGGCATGTTTCAAAAGTTGCAGAAACTGCAGCTTATATTTTAGACGCACTTGGCTACGATGGAAGGAATTTAGAGCTTGCAAAAATAGCAGGCTTTATGCATGATATTGGCAATATGATTAATCGTCATGATCATGCACAAACTGGTGCTCTCCTTACCTTTAAAATATTAAAAGATATAGGTATGGATCCACAGGAAATATTTTTAGTTACAGCTGCAATTGGAAACCACGATGAAAGTACAGGTCAACCAGTTAATTTAATTTCATCAGCTTTAATATTAGCTGATAAGGTAGATGTAAGAAGAAGCCGTGTAAGAAATGACGATTTTTCTACTTTTGATATTCATGATAGGGTAAACTATGCAGTAGAAAAGAGTGATGTCTATGTAAATAGGGATGATAAATTAGTACAATTATCTTTGACTATTGACACTAAAATTTGCTCCTTAATGGAGTACTTTGAAATATTTTTAAATAGAATGATGCTGTGCAGAAAGGCTTCAGATTTCTTAAATACAAGATTTGAATTAGTGATGAATGGTACAAAGGTGTTATAG